A stretch of DNA from Glycine max cultivar Williams 82 chromosome 18, Glycine_max_v4.0, whole genome shotgun sequence:
atatatatgcttaattaagttttttatttttagattattatttaacatttatttttttaaagtgtttgGAAATTTTATCCGATGTGACAAACAAAATGTGGTGTGATTTTGTCATGAATACTTTATTGTCATGTCAAGAAATTTTAAGTAGTAATTAAAAacaatctattttttatatatgaaaaatttaattaagtcaatatgaaaaataaatttttagttatattataagaaagaattttatcaaaataaataatttaatttcacataaaatgataaattttattattttattaaaataaaaaataaaaatgataatcgtaaatttaagttatgtttaaaagaaaatctattaagttaataagaaaaaaatgtttctcaaatacttttatttgatcaaatatttgtaaacttgtcaaaaaattaaaaagttaattaaaaatttgatgaatatatatgtaatttatttttatataaacttaagaaactttatcctatttattttttgaagataattcctcattgaaaataagaaatacattaaattaataagatattttttttattggtaggaataaaaaatacactatttgaaatttacaataactcacctattaatttatcatgtttAATCAACTAAACTAgattaataaaatagtataaaaggtgaaattaaagagttaagatgtatatatttaatatctgaacaaaactaaaacaaaaccaACAAGATCAAATGGGAATATTTTGGGTCTAGAGAATAATGAAGAGTGATGAAAGATATAACATCTTATATATGTACATTGATCACATACTACAAAACatcaattatatatgatttgaataaaattcattttttgtcaaatacCTACCAGAAAAATTTATATGTTTCAACTTACTACTTGTCGTTAATTTTCTTCTGTTAAGTGATGACGGAATAAAGAAAGTGTCACATCACTACGCTCAAATCACATTAACATATCATTGAAGATGATAACGTAACAACGAAGTGTTCGTGACAATACATGATAACGTGACACTTCATCTAACATGTCATTACTTAATAGAAGACGACTAATAGCACGTAATAAGctaaaactgaaatttttttcagatacttgattgaaaaataaataaataataaataataaataataatataaaaataacctatattttaaatataaaaaacttaattaaaccatatatatatatatatatatatataatgtgaaaaattattctatttttttttataaaatcaaagaaCACGGATGTTCTTTAAGTCATGAGACTTTAATTATGATTCCTATCATATAATCAACGATACTAACACCAAATCCTAACCATTAGTTTCAATTAACATGTGAGAAGACAGGGTGCGAGAGTCTTGAAGTACAGGGAGCAGAGCATGTGACTAACAAagttaattttagattttataattaacatGATCTAAACCCTCAGATTAAATGGTTAGGAGTTGGTGTAATTAAGTATAATGTTTTACACACGTGTAAACGATTCCTAACgcattatcaaataattatataaaattattcaataacattttttactatactaaaatttaaatctcataataaaattatatgagatTTTATGGTTAATGAAAATATATCCTTCtgtgaatatttatttatttatttatttcagtaaaatttcatttattattacatttattcacaaaaaatgtttaatgaattattataaaacaattaCACGAAATTatctaataacattttttagcaTGTTAAAATTTAgaccttgtaaaaaaaattgtacaaaattttatcattgTAATTAAACAACTTCCTCAATGTTTATTATCTCAAGTTAAACGTACAAATCAcacaaaaaagataaactaaagcatttttttaaaagaaaatcaaaatgaagcaTGAAAGACATCAGTAAGGTAAAAGAAGTCCAGCCAAGGACAACAgcccaataataatatttttctaaaacatgTGTgtataaacatatatttaaatatttattgacataTTCTCTAACATACAtttaaaaatgcaaaataatataaaagtactctaataaattataaaatataaatttaatactcCGTGTAAGGTACAAGAcactaaactaattaaaatttaaaataattctataTGTTTCAAATTTGATCAATGTACATTTATTCAATTGTTCGGAGCCCTAGTCCCTCTTCTACCAAACTCATCAAAATTCTGTATAGTAGACATTAAAGGTATACTAGAGCTTGTGTATCAATGGacttaaaatactaaaagatcAAGGTTAAGAAGCTTAAGTAAATAGGATGAGGATTGCCCTTGTCCCCAACTTAAATACATTAATCCCTCTTCTACCAAACTCATCAATATTCTTTAGTCTATACATTAAAGATATATCAGAGCTTGTATATCAACTGACATAAATACTAAAAGATCAAGGATGTTAAGAAGCTCAAGTGAATAGGATGAGAGTTACCCTTGTTTCCAATTTATATACATTAATTTGGCTTCGTCGATAGTCAATATGGGACttgaatttttcaatttttttcccgATAGATATATGATAAATAACATGTATAAATGCTTAGGGGGTGTATTagattatgattttaaaatattttttttgtgttattcAATTAAGATTAAATGATGTAAATAAgtcttatattatttaatcaagattttaaagattttttttaaaaggccaACAAAATCCAGTATATTTAATCaagatttttttcactttaaaaagttttatggtattaaaaatatacaaattttgataaattatattttaggatGAATTTCGATGAATTTCATGTGACTTTTAGTAGTATATATACCACATTCACCAAATAATCTCAGTTAAACCCTTGAGATTTTGTTAGATTTATCTTTTTCTCATTCCTTAATTTATTCTCTTTGTCAAAGTTGATACAAATATTCATATGCAACATTTCATAACTTTCTTGGCAAAGAATGTCGTTCCAATAAGTAAAccaatatttttctttaccaATTTTGAAtgcattgtaatatttttttataagggaATCGAAATGTAGTAGATGTTGTGCTCAATCCAggatatataaataattgaaaattttctaaataatGATGACCAtatatttgaacttttttttaatttaagaggAAGAACGAGATGCTAATGCATAAAGTGATAGAGGGCTAGAATgagtattgattttatttatctatgtatcaattaattattagaagATTGATAAAActtattgtttttacttttttttattcaaatcttatcatatgtttattattttttccattaacttataattttgaatatttaaaaaaaatcatcaagttctttcaaatcttataaatttataaagtcctttcaaatattttaaatctaagatataaatttattaaaatcctAACTGCAAAaatcttaataataaaattcatttatgaAAGTCTGATAAGTCGTAAAAttcttaaatagtttttttaaaaatacccaAGGACTATTTTAAGCCAAAACAATCTTTTAAATTCAGTCATGgcaattattatgattatgaataGAGATAAAAATATGGAGTTCTATAGTGCTAAACAAAGACCATtggatatcatttaaaattgagaaaaaaagctATGTACTGACAGTCCAATTAAAATACCATTTAGgataagtttgttgattttaataaaattatcttaaaaatcatatcaatcTCGATTTATGATTGGATGACACTAAAACAATACATCACCATTAAGGGCCCGTTTAGTGGCCAAGATAGAATAGTTATGATAATCTATTGTTTGGTGCACCAATAGGATATGATTTGTTTATCCTATTACCTACCCTATCTTGTTGGTGTGGTGTATTTCTTATCCTAATAGGGAGTTAGGTTAAAAAGCAACAAGATAGATTATCGTTCTCTCTCACTCTGTCCCCTCACCACCTGATGCCACCACCATTATCATTATAGTCATCTCCTAATAGGGAGTTAGGTTAAAAAGCAACAAGATAGAATAATCGTTTTCTCTCATTCCCTCGTCCTCACCACCCATGCCACCACCATTATTATTGTAGTTATCGCCATTGTCACTGTCACTAACCTTGTCACCACCGCCTTTAACATTGTTGCCACCGCCACCATCACCACAAccatcatcatcaccaccacTACCATCGTCACCATAACAATCACTACCACCATAACAACCACCACCATCATCGTCACACTCCACCATTGTCACCATCGCAACCACCATCATCATTGTTGTTGCCACCACTTCACCCTCGTCACCATAACAACCACCACCACCGTTGTCACACTCCACTATTGTCACCACCGCAACCACCATCATCATCActgtgtagaagcaaatgactttgatgttttgatgatgatcatgatgatttgatgtaaatgcgcttttcaagtttaattcaagacaatgattcaagaatacaagacacaacatcaagatgatcactagtattttaggaagggaattcctaattgaaatagcaaaaggtttggtcaagaaatttaagttaaaaaatctttttcaagaaatttactctctggtaatcgattaccagaggatgtaatcgattaccagtggccaaaaatgatttacaacagctattaaaatttgaattcaaattttagactgtgtaatcgattaccagcagttaataaacgttttaattcaaattttaaaacctgtaatcgattacacaaatcctgtaatcaattaccaaaggagatttttggaaaattatttctaagagtcacatcttttcaaatggtttttacatggccaccaaaggtctatatatatgtgacttgaaacacgaatttgctcagagtttttcataacaaaaagtcttattctctcaaaaagcaaaaacatttcatcctctta
This window harbors:
- the LOC102661414 gene encoding eggshell protein 2A-like, with translation MMMVVAVVTIVECDNGGGGCYGDEGEVVATTMMMVVAMVTMVECDDDGGGCYGGSDCYGDDGSGGDDDGCGDGGGGNNVKGGGDKVSDSDNGDNYNNNGGGMGGEDEGMRENDYSILLLFNLTPY